The following coding sequences are from one Streptococcus mitis window:
- the lepB gene encoding signal peptidase I — translation MNSFKNFLKEWGLFLLILSLLALSRIFFWSNVRVEGHSMDPTLADGEILFVVKHLPIDRFDIVVAHEEDGNKDIVKRVIGMPGDTIRYENDKLYINDKETDEPYLADYIKRFKDDKLQSTYSGKGFEGNKGTFFRSIAQKAQAFTVDVNYNTNFSFTVPEGEYLLLGDDRLVSSDSRHVGTFKAKDITGEAKFRFWPITRIGTF, via the coding sequence ATGAATTCATTTAAAAATTTCCTAAAAGAGTGGGGATTGTTCCTCCTGATTCTGTCATTATTAGCTTTAAGCCGTATCTTTTTTTGGAGTAATGTCCGCGTAGAAGGACATTCCATGGATCCTACCCTAGCGGATGGCGAAATCCTCTTTGTTGTCAAACACCTCCCTATTGACCGTTTTGATATCGTGGTGGCTCATGAGGAAGATGGCAATAAGGATATCGTTAAGCGCGTGATTGGAATGCCTGGCGACACCATCCGTTACGAAAACGATAAACTTTACATCAATGACAAAGAGACGGACGAACCTTACCTAGCTGACTATATCAAACGTTTCAAGGATGATAAACTCCAAAGCACCTACTCAGGCAAGGGATTTGAAGGAAATAAAGGAACTTTCTTTAGAAGTATCGCTCAAAAAGCTCAAGCCTTCACAGTTGATGTCAACTACAATACCAACTTCAGCTTTACTGTTCCAGAAGGAGAATACCTTCTCCTCGGAGATGACCGCTTGGTTTCGAGCGACAGCCGCCACGTAGGTACTTTTAAAGCAAAAGATATCACAGGGGAAGCTAAATTCCGCTTCTGGCCAATCACCCGTATCGGAACATTTTAA
- the rnhC gene encoding ribonuclease HIII, with protein MASITLTPSEKEIQAFLEHYQSSLTPSKNPYIRYFLKLPQATASIYTSGKILLQGEGAEKYASFFGYQLAEEISGQNLPLIGTDEVGNGSYFGGLAVVASFVTPDQHDFLRKLGVGDSKTLTDQKIRQIAPILKEKIQHQALLLSPSKYNEVIGDRYNAVSVKVALHNQAIYLLLQKGVQPEKIVIDAFTSAKNYDKYLTQEANRFSNPISLEEKAEGKYLAIAVSSVIARDLFLENLENLGRELGYQLPSGAGTASDKVASQILQAYGMQGLNFCAKLHFKNTEKAKKRLER; from the coding sequence ATGGCAAGTATAACACTCACACCAAGCGAAAAGGAGATTCAGGCTTTTCTTGAACACTATCAAAGCAGTCTGACTCCTAGTAAGAATCCCTATATCCGCTACTTTTTGAAACTACCTCAGGCAACGGCTTCTATCTATACTTCTGGAAAGATCTTGCTTCAGGGTGAAGGGGCTGAGAAATACGCCAGTTTCTTTGGCTATCAGCTTGCAGAGGAAATCAGCGGACAAAATCTTCCTTTGATTGGGACAGATGAGGTGGGAAATGGTTCCTACTTTGGTGGACTTGCAGTTGTGGCTTCCTTTGTCACACCTGACCAGCACGACTTCTTACGAAAACTCGGTGTGGGGGATTCCAAGACTCTGACCGACCAAAAGATCCGTCAGATTGCTCCTATTCTCAAGGAAAAAATCCAGCACCAGGCACTCCTTCTCTCACCAAGCAAGTACAACGAGGTCATCGGAGATCGCTACAATGCGGTTTCGGTTAAGGTTGCCCTCCATAATCAGGCTATCTATCTCCTCCTTCAAAAAGGTGTTCAGCCTGAGAAAATTGTGATTGATGCCTTTACCAGTGCTAAAAATTATGACAAGTACTTGACACAAGAGGCCAATCGTTTCAGCAATCCTATTAGCCTAGAAGAAAAGGCCGAGGGCAAATACTTGGCTATCGCAGTTTCTTCTGTCATTGCGCGTGATCTCTTTCTGGAAAATCTTGAAAATCTGGGACGAGAACTGGGCTATCAACTTCCAAGTGGAGCTGGAACGGCTTCTGATAAGGTGGCTAGCCAGATTTTGCAAGCCTATGGTATGCAGGGACTCAACTTCTGTGCCAAACTGCACTTTAAAAATACTGAAAAAGCGAAAAAACGCTTAGAAAGGTAA